From a single Terriglobales bacterium genomic region:
- a CDS encoding superinfection immunity protein yields the protein MFTMLAFLCGVAMYFLPAIVAHQRRHVSSGAIFLWNFFLGWSIIGWIVCFAWACTGDTRREIVILPPAYRR from the coding sequence ATGTTCACCATGCTTGCGTTTCTGTGCGGAGTGGCAATGTACTTTCTGCCGGCGATCGTCGCGCATCAGCGTCGGCACGTGAGTTCAGGCGCTATTTTCCTGTGGAACTTCTTTTTGGGCTGGTCGATCATCGGTTGGATCGTCTGCTTTGCCTGGGCGTGCACTGGGGATACGCGCAGGGAAATTGTGATCCTTCCGCCAGCTTATCGTCGCTGA
- a CDS encoding response regulator transcription factor, which produces MATIFADNSLRGAGPKLRDRAVSVVIGAGSSAVRHKLEQLARSAGMQVMPESSKHDVVLYGIDAHFTLPESTEALTVLTRQSAICIVCVKDADSIQPISRLLQAGISAILPIEIELAQFRSALEAVRSGLQVVHPSFIQQKRRSITAENAAEELTDREQQVLSMMADGLGNKEIAVRLGISTHTVKFHISSILGKLGAGSRTEAVSIGMRTGRVLI; this is translated from the coding sequence ATGGCAACTATTTTCGCCGACAACTCGCTGCGAGGAGCCGGTCCTAAGTTGCGGGATCGCGCAGTTTCGGTTGTGATTGGTGCGGGGTCCTCGGCGGTTCGGCACAAATTGGAGCAACTCGCTCGGAGTGCCGGCATGCAAGTCATGCCGGAATCTTCGAAGCATGATGTTGTTTTGTATGGCATCGATGCGCATTTCACATTACCTGAGTCCACTGAAGCCCTGACCGTTTTAACTCGGCAGAGCGCTATCTGCATTGTTTGCGTCAAGGACGCCGATTCAATCCAGCCCATCTCGCGACTACTGCAGGCAGGCATCTCCGCAATCCTGCCGATTGAAATCGAGTTAGCGCAATTCCGTTCCGCACTTGAAGCCGTTCGCTCCGGCTTGCAAGTGGTACATCCATCCTTCATCCAACAGAAACGCCGTTCTATCACCGCAGAGAACGCAGCAGAGGAACTCACTGATCGGGAGCAGCAAGTCTTGTCAATGATGGCCGATGGATTAGGCAATAAAGAGATTGCTGTTCGTCTTGGCATCTCGACGCATACCGTCAAATTTCACATCAGCTCTATTTTGGGAAAACTCGGGGCCGGCTCTCGTACCGAAGCTGTCAGCATTGGCATGCGAACGGGTAGAGTGCTGATCTAG
- a CDS encoding multidrug efflux RND transporter permease subunit, translating to MSISTPFIKRPVGTSLLSIAVLLAGALAYTKLPVAPLPEVEFPTISVNAGLPGASPETMASAVATPLERQFGRIAGVTQMTSSSGLGSTNITLQFDLNRDIDAAGRDVQAAINAARGQLPANLPSNPRWRKVNPADAPILIMALTSAVMTRQQMYDIADTILAQKLSQIEGIGNVFVGGSSHPAVRVEINPLLLSKLNVGIDAVRSAINSANAHSAKGEVSGAGDTYLINTNDQLFKADQYQNLIVTSRNGTPVFLHEVADVEDSVEDTHNAGLANGQPAVLLVIFRQPGANIIGAVDRVREVMPQLQASIPPTIKLQVVMDRTTTIRASVTDVQWTLAISVVLVILVVFAFLRSGWATIIPSVAVPLSLIGTFGVMYMAGYTLDNLSLMALTISTGFVVDDAIVVIENITRHLEAGMKPMPAALLGAREIGFTVLSMSTSLIAVFIPILAMGGIVGRLFREFAVTLSTAVALSLVISLTTTPMMCAKFLRSEHGRKHGRVYNAGERAFNWLLGTYRNSLEWVLDHQPLVLLITLMTIGLSVYLYWIIPKGFFPQQDTGRISGGILAQQDVSFDAMTVKLQTLNDIVLKDPAIDTAISFTGGRGGLNSASMFIQLKPLGQGRKESAFDIVNRLRPKLSHIPGAQLFMVPVQDVNVGGRQSNSQFQYTLQGDNLQDLLTWAPRLYEKMRRMPELRDVSSDQQNHGLEATVVIDRDTASRLGVSPTAIDSTLYSAFGQRQVSVMYQDQNQYHVVMEVDPRFSESPDSLKNIYVHSSRGMEVPLSAFAHFQMSETAISVAHQGQFPAITISFNLAPNVSLGQAVDALAAVEGQMGMPSTVHGGFQGTAQAFQDSLSSEPILIITALAAVYIVLGMLYESVVHPVTILSTLPSAGVGALIFLLLTNTEFTVIAMIGIILLIGIVKKNAIMMIDFALQTEREGGRTPEQAIREACLLRFRPIMMTTMAAMFGALPLAIGTGTGSELRRPLGIAIVGGLLVSQMLTLFTTPVVYLYLDRFRLRFSRRAAMRHRPVQPATGD from the coding sequence GCCGGTGGCGCCTCTTCCGGAAGTCGAGTTTCCAACTATCTCAGTTAACGCGGGACTCCCGGGAGCGAGTCCGGAGACGATGGCTTCTGCCGTCGCAACGCCGCTGGAGCGCCAGTTCGGACGCATCGCCGGGGTCACTCAGATGACTTCGTCCAGCGGACTCGGATCGACGAACATCACCCTGCAATTCGATCTGAATCGCGATATTGACGCTGCCGGCCGCGACGTGCAGGCTGCAATCAATGCCGCTCGCGGACAATTGCCGGCAAATCTGCCCAGCAATCCACGCTGGCGCAAAGTGAATCCAGCCGATGCGCCAATTCTGATCATGGCGCTTACGTCGGCGGTCATGACGCGACAACAGATGTACGACATTGCCGACACCATCCTCGCGCAAAAGCTCTCTCAGATCGAAGGCATCGGGAACGTGTTCGTGGGAGGGAGTTCGCATCCCGCGGTTCGCGTCGAAATCAACCCACTGCTGCTGAGTAAGCTCAACGTCGGCATCGATGCGGTGCGCTCGGCAATCAACTCTGCCAATGCTCATTCTGCGAAGGGAGAAGTTTCAGGCGCAGGCGATACCTATCTGATCAACACCAATGATCAGTTATTTAAGGCCGACCAGTATCAAAATCTGATCGTCACCTCCCGAAATGGGACGCCAGTCTTTCTGCACGAAGTCGCCGACGTGGAGGATTCGGTTGAGGATACGCATAACGCTGGTTTGGCGAATGGACAACCCGCGGTACTGCTGGTGATCTTTCGCCAGCCCGGAGCCAATATCATCGGCGCCGTCGACCGCGTGCGTGAGGTGATGCCGCAGTTGCAGGCGTCCATTCCTCCCACGATCAAGCTTCAAGTGGTGATGGATCGCACCACCACCATTCGTGCCTCGGTAACCGACGTCCAATGGACGCTCGCCATATCAGTCGTGCTGGTGATCCTGGTTGTATTCGCGTTCCTGCGGAGTGGGTGGGCAACGATCATTCCCAGCGTTGCAGTTCCGCTCTCGCTCATCGGCACCTTTGGTGTGATGTACATGGCGGGCTACACGCTCGATAACCTCTCGCTGATGGCGCTGACGATCTCTACCGGATTTGTTGTAGACGACGCCATTGTGGTGATCGAGAACATCACGCGACATCTGGAAGCCGGAATGAAGCCCATGCCGGCGGCCCTTCTTGGGGCTCGTGAGATCGGCTTCACTGTGCTCTCGATGAGCACGTCTCTGATTGCGGTTTTCATTCCCATTTTGGCGATGGGAGGAATCGTCGGCAGACTGTTTCGCGAGTTCGCCGTCACCCTGAGTACGGCCGTCGCGCTGTCGCTCGTGATATCACTGACCACCACACCAATGATGTGCGCCAAGTTCCTGCGGTCGGAACACGGACGCAAGCATGGCCGCGTCTACAATGCAGGCGAGCGGGCCTTCAATTGGCTGCTGGGAACCTACCGCAACTCGCTGGAGTGGGTGCTCGACCATCAGCCTCTCGTGTTGCTGATCACGCTCATGACCATCGGCTTGAGCGTCTATCTCTACTGGATCATCCCTAAAGGATTTTTCCCGCAGCAGGACACGGGGCGCATTTCGGGCGGCATTCTGGCCCAGCAGGACGTCTCCTTTGACGCGATGACGGTGAAGCTGCAAACGCTCAACGATATCGTGTTAAAAGATCCTGCCATTGATACGGCGATCAGTTTCACTGGTGGCAGAGGTGGCCTGAATTCCGCCAGCATGTTCATCCAGTTGAAGCCACTGGGGCAGGGACGGAAAGAATCTGCGTTTGACATCGTGAATCGGCTTCGTCCGAAGCTCTCGCACATTCCCGGCGCGCAGCTTTTCATGGTTCCCGTGCAGGACGTGAACGTCGGCGGACGTCAGAGCAATTCCCAATTCCAGTACACGCTGCAAGGTGACAACCTGCAGGACTTGCTCACTTGGGCACCTCGCCTTTACGAGAAGATGCGAAGAATGCCCGAACTGCGCGATGTATCGAGCGATCAGCAGAATCATGGCCTGGAAGCAACCGTGGTCATTGATCGTGATACCGCTTCTCGACTGGGAGTTTCGCCGACAGCGATCGACAGTACGCTCTATTCTGCTTTTGGTCAGCGGCAAGTCTCGGTCATGTACCAGGACCAGAACCAATACCACGTCGTTATGGAAGTGGATCCCCGCTTTAGCGAAAGTCCGGATTCGTTGAAGAATATTTACGTCCACTCCTCCCGTGGAATGGAGGTCCCGCTCAGCGCGTTCGCGCACTTCCAGATGTCGGAGACTGCGATTTCAGTCGCGCATCAGGGACAATTTCCTGCGATCACAATTTCGTTCAACCTGGCCCCGAACGTCTCGCTTGGACAGGCGGTGGATGCGCTCGCCGCTGTCGAAGGCCAGATGGGCATGCCGAGCACCGTGCATGGCGGATTCCAGGGTACTGCGCAGGCATTTCAGGATTCGCTTTCGAGCGAACCAATTCTCATCATCACTGCTCTGGCCGCTGTCTATATCGTCTTGGGAATGTTGTATGAGAGCGTCGTACATCCGGTGACGATTCTCTCCACTTTGCCGTCGGCGGGCGTTGGTGCGCTGATCTTTCTGTTATTGACCAATACGGAGTTCACGGTGATTGCCATGATTGGCATCATTCTGCTGATCGGCATCGTGAAGAAGAACGCCATCATGATGATCGACTTCGCTCTGCAGACGGAACGTGAAGGCGGCCGAACGCCCGAGCAAGCGATCCGAGAAGCCTGCCTGCTCCGCTTCCGCCCCATCATGATGACCACCATGGCGGCAATGTTCGGCGCATTGCCACTTGCGATCGGTACCGGAACGGGAAGCGAGCTGCGACGGCCACTCGGTATCGCCATCGTTGGGGGATTGCTCGTAAGCCAGATGCTCACGTTGTTCACCACTCCGGTGGTCTACCTCTACCTTGACCGGTTCCGTCTGCGCTTCTCACGTAGAGCGGCGATGCGTCATCGCCCAGTCCAGCCTGCGACTGGAGACTAG
- a CDS encoding trypsin-like peptidase domain-containing protein, giving the protein MAIAVQAQWDTLSGQFAEVAEQASKFVVAVHGGGGRIAVSGILWRSGIVVTASYVLRRIGEYEVVLWDKSSKKASLAGRDPGTDLAVLRVEGSTSTTSQFANADEIRVGQVVLAIGRSTLGDLSASAGIIARLGDSWQTWRGGRVDRLLRPDVTLYRGQSGSALVDSRARVLGMNTSALARSAAITVPNTTVDRVVNEILQHGGVFRPYLGLAMQPIAIPPELKTRFNLQSETALMVMQVEASSPSADAGITLGDVVVGIAGAPVQGIEEIQRALSITKRGDSVDVEYVRGGQLASVKVKLSDRPRN; this is encoded by the coding sequence ATGGCAATAGCAGTTCAGGCCCAGTGGGACACGCTTTCAGGACAGTTCGCGGAAGTAGCTGAGCAGGCGAGCAAGTTTGTGGTCGCTGTGCATGGTGGTGGCGGACGAATCGCGGTGAGCGGGATTCTCTGGCGCTCAGGAATTGTCGTAACGGCAAGTTATGTGCTCCGCCGCATCGGAGAGTACGAGGTTGTCTTATGGGACAAATCGAGCAAGAAGGCCTCGTTAGCTGGGCGAGATCCAGGAACTGATCTGGCGGTACTTCGCGTTGAGGGTTCGACTTCCACGACGAGTCAATTCGCGAATGCCGACGAGATACGCGTAGGGCAAGTGGTTCTAGCGATCGGACGCTCCACGCTGGGGGACTTGTCTGCGAGCGCGGGCATCATCGCGCGCCTCGGAGATTCATGGCAGACCTGGCGCGGAGGTCGGGTGGACAGGCTGTTGCGTCCGGATGTAACGCTCTATCGTGGCCAGTCGGGAAGCGCTCTTGTCGACTCGCGCGCTCGAGTGCTGGGGATGAACACTTCGGCTCTGGCGCGCTCAGCAGCCATCACCGTTCCGAACACCACGGTTGATCGCGTGGTCAACGAAATCCTGCAACACGGTGGGGTCTTCCGCCCCTATCTTGGCTTGGCGATGCAGCCAATCGCAATCCCACCGGAACTCAAAACGAGGTTCAACCTGCAGTCGGAAACAGCGCTGATGGTGATGCAGGTGGAAGCGTCAAGTCCTAGTGCCGACGCGGGAATAACCCTTGGCGATGTTGTTGTCGGAATAGCCGGCGCTCCCGTTCAGGGCATCGAGGAGATCCAGCGGGCGCTTTCGATAACCAAGCGGGGAGATTCCGTGGACGTTGAATACGTTCGTGGGGGGCAGCTCGCGTCAGTCAAAGTGAAATTGTCCGACCGACCAAGAAACTGA